AGACGGTGAAGTACGGGATGCGTGGTGTGCAGCCCGACGTGATCGTTCACGTTCGACGGGGCGGTGATCGCGAACCGGGAAAGGGCCCGCGCGTCGGGCTGATTATCGCCAAGCCGGTGGGTTCGGCCGTCGAGCGCCATCGAGTGGCGCGTCGGCTCCGCCACGTCGCCCGCGCCTTGGTGGGCCTTCTCGACCCGTCCGATCAGGTAGTGATCCGGGCGCTGCCAAGCAGTCGACAGGTGTCGTCGGCACGGTTGGAACAAGAGCTGCAAACCGGGTTGCGCCGCGCGTTCGAGTTGGCGGGAACGCAGCGGTGAGGGGATCGGCGCACAGATACCGGAGCGTGGCCCATGGCGCCGGCAGGGGGGCAGCGCGCGGATTGATTTTCCTCATCGAACTCTATCGGCACATGATTTCACCGCTGCGTCCGGCGTCGTGCCGATTTGTGCCCACCTGCAGTCAGTACGCCGTGGACGCTCTCGGCGAGTACGGCGTCATTAGGGGGAGCTGGCTGACGACGGTCAGGCTCCTCAAGTGCGGACCGTGGCATCAAGGAGGGTGGGACCCAATACCCGAGCGCCGGGGGTCCGGGGCTGACTCCGATGATGCCGGTAATGGCTGGGACCCCCCAGCGAAGCAAGCGGAGAGTGAATCTGTTGTTTGATTTCTTCAGCCTCGACTTCGTCTACTACCCGGTGTCGTGGATCATGTGGCTTTGGTACAAGCTGTTCGGGTTCGTGCTGGGGCCATCGAATTTTTTCGCCTGGGCGCTGTCGGTGATGTTCCTGGTCTTCACTTTGCGGGCGTTGCTCTACAAGCCGTTCGTGCGCCAGATCCGCACCACCCGGCAAATGCAGGAACTCCAACCGCAGATCAAGGCGCTGCAAAAGAAGTACGGCAAGGATCGTCAGCGCATGGCGCTCGAAATGCAGAAGTTACAGCGTGAGCACGGCTTCAACCCCATCCTCGGTTGCTTGCCGATGCTGGCGCAGATCCCGGTGTTTCTGGGGTTGTATCACGTGCTGCGCTCGTTCAATCGCACGACAGGAGGCTTCGGCCAGCCGCACATGTCGGTGATCGAGAACCGGCTCACCGGCAACTACGTGTTCACCCCGACCGATGTCGGCCACTTCCTGGACGCCAACTTGTTCGGTGCTCCGATCGGTGCGTACATGACGCAACGGTCCGGGTTGGACGCGTTCGTCGATTTCAGTCGTCCGGCGGTAATCGCGGTGGGCGCCCCGGTGATGATCCTGGCCGGCATCGCGACCTATTTCAACAGTCGAGCATCGGTCGCGCGACAAAGTCCGGAGGCGGCCGCGAACCCACAGACCGCGATGATGAACAAGCTGGCGCTGTATGTGTTTCCGCTCGGGGTGGTGGTCGGTGGGCCGTTCCTTCCGTTGGCGATCATCTTGTACTGGTTCGCCAACAACATCTGGACCTTCGGTCAGCAGCACTATGTGTTCGGCATGATCGAACGGGAGGACGAGGCGAAGCGACAGGAGGCCCTGCAGCGCCGGGCGGCGAACGCCCCGGCACCGGGAGCCAAACCCAAGCGCGCTGCCAAGGCGGCACCGGGAAAGAGCGACGGTTCGTCGAGCGGCAGCGGCGACGACGCGGAGGCCAATTCCAGCAAGACGGACACCGACAGCCAGACGCCCGAGAGCGAGCAGGCGAAGGCCGAAACGAACAAGCCGAATCCCGCCGGGCGCAACATCAGCCGCAGCAGCCGAACCCCGCGCCCCGGTGCGCGCCCGAAGCGACGCAAACGTTGACGAAAACTCTGCGGGGCGCGGCGGAGCGGCCCGACAAGAAGACGGACCCGTGGATGAGGGAGAGAACGCCATGACGGACGCCAACACGACCGAGCTCGACACCGAGACCGATGACACAGAACAGCCGACCGGGCATGCGCCAGAGGGCGCGGCGGCCGCAGACGCGGATGCGGACGAGGCCGACGATCTGGAGGAGCGCCTAGTCGCGGAGGGGGAGATCGCCGGCGACTATCTGGAAGAGCTGTTGGATCTGCTGGACTTCGACGGCGACATCGATCTGGATGTCGAGGGCAACCGCGCCGTGGTGAGCATCGACGGCAGCGACGACCTGAACAAGTTGGTGGGCCGTACCGGCGAGGTGCTCGACGCTCTGCAGGAACTCACTCGGCTGGCGGTGCACCAGAAGACGGGAGTGCGGAGCCGGTTGATGCTCGACATCGCGAGCTGGCGGCGTCGGCGCCGTGAGGAATTGGCGGCGCTGGGCGATAAGGTGGCGCAGCGGGTGCTGTCCACCGGTCAGCGCGAGGAGTTGGCCCCGATGACGCCGTTCGAGCGGAAGATCGTTCACGACGCGGTGGCGGCCGTGCCGGGCGTGCACAGCGAAAGCGAGGGCGTGGAGCCGTCACGCCGAGTCGTTGTCTTGCCTGACTGACGCCGCGACGGAAGCGGAGTTACAGCTGTGTAGTTCACGCGGGCCGTGGGAGCCCGCAAGACCGAAGGAATGTTTCACGTGAAACATGTCGGCCCCCGCGAGCGGGCAGCGCCCGCGTCGGCGGCTGCCTTCGAGGGCGATGACGTGCCGGCGGCTGCCTTCGAGGTCTTCGGTCCGCGGCTCGACCTTGCCCGGCGCTACGCCCAAGCGCTGGCGGGCGCCGGGGTGGACCGCGGGGTGCTGGGGCCGCGCGAGGCCGGCCGGTTGTGGGAGCGGCATCTGCTGAACAGCGCGACGATCGCGGAGCTTCTCGAATCGGGTGACCGGGTCATCGACATCGGGAGCGGAGCCGGCTTGCCGGGCATCCCGGTGGCGATTGCGCGAGCCGACCTCCGGGTGATTCTCCTCGAGCCGCTACTGCGCCGCGTTGAGTTTCTTCGCGAGGTTGTCGCCGACCTCGGCCTGGCTGCCGACGTGGTCCGCGGGCGAGCGGAGGAGCCCTGGGTACAGGAGCAGGTGGGCGGTTGCGACGCCGCGGTGTCGCGGGCGGTGGCGGCGTTGGACAAATTGACGAAATGGAGTATGCCGTTGCTACGGCCGAACGGGCGGATGCTCGCGATCAAGGGGGAGCGCGCCTCCGAAGAAGTACACGAACACCGGCGTGTGATGGCCGCATCGGGCGCCGTCGATGTCAGGGTGATCACATGTGGCGCGAACTATTTGCGGCCGCCCACAACCGTGGTGCTCGCCCGGCGCGGCGCGGAGGCGCGGCACAAACCGGCACGCAAACCGGACGGACAGCGCATCCCGAAAGAGAACAGGGGGACGGCATGAGGCCTCCGCGGGGCCCGGCCCCTGCTACGCGAACGTCGCTCGGCCCAACACCGGGCGAACCGCCCGCCCCGGTAGCGGGAGTGGTCCACGGCGTAGCCGAGTCCGGACCCGCGGCCGCACACAATCCCGCGGTCGATGTTTCACGTGAAACATCGACCGACCTCGACACCCCGATCGGCGCGGCCGCGGAGCGCGCCATGCGGATCCTGCACACCACGCACGAGCCGTTGCCTCGGCCCCCACACC
This is a stretch of genomic DNA from Mycobacterium lacus. It encodes these proteins:
- the rnpA gene encoding ribonuclease P protein component, encoding MLSARNRMRRSTEFDETVKYGMRGVQPDVIVHVRRGGDREPGKGPRVGLIIAKPVGSAVERHRVARRLRHVARALVGLLDPSDQVVIRALPSSRQVSSARLEQELQTGLRRAFELAGTQR
- the yidD gene encoding membrane protein insertion efficiency factor YidD, giving the protein MRGSAHRYRSVAHGAGRGAARGLIFLIELYRHMISPLRPASCRFVPTCSQYAVDALGEYGVIRGSWLTTVRLLKCGPWHQGGWDPIPERRGSGADSDDAGNGWDPPAKQAESESVV
- the yidC gene encoding membrane protein insertase YidC; the protein is MWLWYKLFGFVLGPSNFFAWALSVMFLVFTLRALLYKPFVRQIRTTRQMQELQPQIKALQKKYGKDRQRMALEMQKLQREHGFNPILGCLPMLAQIPVFLGLYHVLRSFNRTTGGFGQPHMSVIENRLTGNYVFTPTDVGHFLDANLFGAPIGAYMTQRSGLDAFVDFSRPAVIAVGAPVMILAGIATYFNSRASVARQSPEAAANPQTAMMNKLALYVFPLGVVVGGPFLPLAIILYWFANNIWTFGQQHYVFGMIEREDEAKRQEALQRRAANAPAPGAKPKRAAKAAPGKSDGSSSGSGDDAEANSSKTDTDSQTPESEQAKAETNKPNPAGRNISRSSRTPRPGARPKRRKR
- a CDS encoding Jag family protein, yielding MTDANTTELDTETDDTEQPTGHAPEGAAAADADADEADDLEERLVAEGEIAGDYLEELLDLLDFDGDIDLDVEGNRAVVSIDGSDDLNKLVGRTGEVLDALQELTRLAVHQKTGVRSRLMLDIASWRRRRREELAALGDKVAQRVLSTGQREELAPMTPFERKIVHDAVAAVPGVHSESEGVEPSRRVVVLPD
- the rsmG gene encoding 16S rRNA (guanine(527)-N(7))-methyltransferase RsmG, which codes for MFHVKHVGPRERAAPASAAAFEGDDVPAAAFEVFGPRLDLARRYAQALAGAGVDRGVLGPREAGRLWERHLLNSATIAELLESGDRVIDIGSGAGLPGIPVAIARADLRVILLEPLLRRVEFLREVVADLGLAADVVRGRAEEPWVQEQVGGCDAAVSRAVAALDKLTKWSMPLLRPNGRMLAIKGERASEEVHEHRRVMAASGAVDVRVITCGANYLRPPTTVVLARRGAEARHKPARKPDGQRIPKENRGTA